The nucleotide sequence atatgtaatattatatattaataattttatatatgtattatttctaGAGATTTATATTATCTTTTTTAACCAAGTCATAATTAAGTTTTTGAGACTTAAGTGTGAGTTTTCATATCTTGTCATTGACACACATTGGCATTGAAATTGccacatgatttactcaccctcaagccatcctatgtgtatatgactttcatctttcagacaaatataatcagaattatattaaaaaatgtcttggCTCTTcccagctttataatggcagtaaatGAGGGTTGAGATTTTGATGCCCAAAAAAGTGCATACATCTATCATAAAAAGTTCTGTTTGTGAAGCTCAgggatgcatttgtgtaagaaaaatatccatatataaaattttataaactgCTGTTGTATATGTGTTCACTAAAGAGTGGCAGTCCTGCGTATGATGTAGGACATAGGCATAAAGTAAACTCTGTTAAGAAGTGACGAACACAGAAGCACAGacgagagagcaaaacaaaacacaggtcatgaattagaaataaaaaacaagtaTTTGTAAAGAAGGATTACATTACACCTATGTCATCTGCTGGAATGCCACTCTctattgaatatgaatatgacaGTTAGTGGAAGTTAAatattgtggtttataaagttttaactatggatatttttctcacacaaacaagTCGCTTCACTtaagaaggcctttattaacctcCCTGAGCTGTGTGGAGTACTTTTATAATGGATGGACACACTTTTTTGGGCATTCACTGCCAtcataaagcttggaagagccaggacatttttccTGTATTCAATGTGTTTATCTGAACGAAGAAATTCattacacctaggatggcttgagggtgagtaaataggtAAGTTTGTTTTTTTGACATGGCAGAAACTCTTTGTATTGCATACACTGACACAGCAGTCTTTTAAGTTTATTGCATGCAGACTGGTGTGAACTTCATATTTTAAAGatatctaaacaaataaataacggtaacactttagaataggtaacacatattcactattaattaagagttttccctcaataaactcctaattttctgcttattattagatagtaaggtagttgttaactTTAGGTATGAAATAGGGTTAGGGGATCTAGAATAtgccatgcagaataaggcattaatatgtgctttataagtactaataaatagccagtatgctagtaatatgcatgctaataatcaGCTAGttaactttaaataaagtgttaccaatgtaaCAAAGTCTCCAGTACTTATTAAAAAACATAagtcatattttttgttaattcagATTTAGATGACTATTTTTAATTTGTCTCCTACTAAAAGAGGTGACTTAAAGACTATTAAGTTTCAGTTAGACTCTCTTagccattaaaatgtaaaaatcttgttaaatattttttacatagtATATCTTTGAATTCATAtctttgttttttgctttgtgtgtgtgtgtgtgcatgtatttatgtTGGTAAGAAAGTTTGTTCATGGTCTGTTTGTTGCCATGTTCACTCATATTGTACTCATAGTGTACTGTTGTTATATTCAGACAAAACAAGAACAATACATATCTGACTAGTTATTTAAAGAGTTACTGCATATTCAGTTCATTTCAATATGTTGATTAGTTTGGAAGTCATACAGATATGAGTGCACATGTCCATTCTCTGGTTCAATCTAGGCATGATATGTTTGACTGTCCATCATTTTTGTCTTCGTTACATTACAGCTTCAACTTGCAGACCTCTATGGGTTACAGTTCCCAGTACAAATCCTCCATCTCCAGGTACTGCTGTGGTCCAGCTCTGTATTTAAACGCtgttaaaataacacaaatttttgcattaaaaattgtATTGAAGGGATTCAAATGTGTATGTGATTATGTGGTCAGACATCCTTGGGTAATATTAGATCAGTCTCTGAGAACTGAATGTGCATCCAAACTTAGAGTCTGTAACCTGTGGACAACTAAAGTTACTAAAAGAAATATCACTCTATTTCTATTTGTAGATATTTACATGACTGTAGATGTTTTAAAACAGCTgacatactgtaaaaataaacaaccTTAGGAAAAACTTATGACAACTTATTTGGTAATGTGTCACGTGGTGTTTAAAGTGCTTCTATTATGCCTTTTCCaatattacctttcatgcagtgtgtcatgtagctgtatgtgaacataaactatctgcaaagttgtaaagctgacagtgcacgataaataaagttattgtctataaaataaaaataaaaaagatttggcTCGCAATCACGTAAACGAGTCATCAGAAATTCGAATCTTATTCTGTTGCGGCTCTACGTCATGAAGTACTGTAACATATTTGCATAATGTCTGCAAAGTTCTACGTCACCAACTTGCCTACCCACAAACACGCTAAAATTTCTGTGTGGTTAACATCATGTCCAGAAGACGCTGTATTCTACGCTGTGAGAGTAAATTTGTTTTATCACATCTTTGAATTACCAcaattttggtaacacttgacACTTACCACTGAGAAATGTCCTGCTCAAGTCATGCTTGCGAATCAGTCTCTTTTCGATCAGCCAGTTTAACCATTTCATTATCAGACTCTAGCTCAAATTGGTGAGGTACAATCGATACTATCTTTTCTATATATTGACAAGTCTCAAGGGCTGTCATTCCATCATGGCAATGAGCATTTTGTTTCTGACAAGCGCTGTACGCGTTATACCAATCCAGAGCCAGTCTCTATGGCTCTGGACCAATCAAAAAGGACTGTGCCATCTGACCAGTCATAGCAGTGAAGGCTCACgaaaaggaggggtttagagagactgaatctttgaACTGCTTTGCACGAGTCATTTGCGAATCATTTAGAAAAGGAGGTAAAATTCCATctattttttgagaaaactaatgtgttttttgaccttgcatgcatgtaaacctgttttaAGACAATCATAAAGcaatattagcaaccttaaaaTGGTATAATATTGGCACTTTAATTCCTGTTGCCCTTTCTGCATGTTTACACTTGCAACTTTATAATTATAGATGTTcagaacattttattattgtagATTTTGCACGTTACTGTGATATGTACCacatatttaaaacttaataCAGTTACAGTTTGCACACACCACACAGTACATATGTTTGGTGCAAATACGAATGATGAAAATACATaatttcaaagataaaaaaaatatgggCATAAAATGGGGTGAAGTCTTTTAAAATGTGTAGttataaaacaacaatataattattacatattataattataattaataaaaaataaagcatctgCAAAAGTGTATTGTGAATGTTTTAGATTGATCGGGAAAAGTAAATTGTTAGGACAGGCAGAAAGGAGGAGTAGCTTCTCATTTGAACTAAAATGTTACTGAGTTTCTGGTCTGTTCTTCTGTAGTTCTTACACCCAGCCTCCACCTATGCAGCAGCCTCCACCACCCATGCAGCACAGCTCCATCCAGATCCCTCTAGGTCCACCTCCAGCTAAAGTGGTCAGCAGTGCCACCATTGTGCCTGCAGCATACCCAGCTGCCCCAGGTAGCCAATCCACagacagtgggtatagaaaaaaaACACCTCCTTTAAAGTAATCACATTTTGCTGTTTTGCAGTCTGAAATTAAGATggacacagtattttttttttaattcagttgtatttactcagtgcagtttataacatccaagtgaaagatataacaccaacatgtgaagaaaaaataactataaaaaacaGAATAAGTTGGAGTTGGAAGAAGGATCACCCCAGTGTTTTGTTGAACCAccctttgctttaattacagtctGTTGCACATCTAGACTTGATATTTTTCCactctttgcagaactgctcaagttcagttcaatttgatggagaccgtttgtggactgcagtcttcaattCTTATTCCACAGATTATCAATGGGGTTTGAGTCTGGGCTCCGGTTAGGttatgcaaggacattcacctaTTTCTCCTTCAAACACTGTGCGCTCAGTTtcgctgtgtgctttgggtcattgtggAAGGTAAACCTTGACAGCTTTCTGGCAGAGAGCAGCACATTGTCCTCTGGAATTTGATGTATTTTGCtccatccatttttctttttatcctgacaagtgctccatTCCCTCTGGTGTGGTTACCAAGGATGCGCTTCAGAGGCGAACTAATCAAAATGGCCACAGCTGATCAAAGTTTAAgccaaatggctttgtgtgccaaTTGAGAAGGCGATTAGCTACACCTGActgagtttacaagtcatttttctgacatgttgttgTGATATCTTTCACTTTATGTTATAAAGTTGCAGTGAGTAAATATATCTGGATAATAAAAAATTGTGTCTGTCTTCTTTTCTGGCTGCAAAAccacaaaatgttattattttaaaggggttattgttatttcttttttatataattcattatatgaGCGTGTCCATCTTTTTATGACTGTATATTTGCAATACTAGCTCATGGGCATCTTTTATCACCAGCTCCTCCGATGGTTCACAAACCTgctcctcctccacctgctcctgctccagcgtcTTCTTCCAACAGGCCTCCTTGGGTTACTGATGAGAACTTTGCCCAGAAATTTGACCCTGACAAACCCACCACCACCACAAATATCAGAGTGAACCCTCTTCCCCAGGCAgccccaccaccaccagcctaCATCCCCaaccctgtccctgtccctgctCCGGCTCCTGCTGCACCCAGCCCTGCATTCAACCCCGCCCCCTTCCCACCTGTGGCTCGTGGAGTTGCTCAAAGGGCAGAGCGTTTCGCAGCCAGCAACAGAACACCTCTGTGTGGAGCCTGCAACAACATCATCAGGTGGGATAACACTTGTGCGACATTCACCCATCTGTAATCGCAAGACTTcttgtgaaatgtgtttttacacttttattatatatatatatatatatatatatatatatatatatatatatatgtttaaaaatatacatgtgcatctcaaaaatttgaatatcatggaaaagtactttattttttgtaattaaataaaaaaaaaagttaacttttttatattctagattcattgcacacaaactgatttatttcaagagtttttttattttcattctgatggttatgacttacagcttagcaaaatttaataaaaataaaaaataaaaagatcaatcaaaaaaagatttagaaaacagaaatgttcgagatctccaaagcaggtgtaattatgcactcaatacttgcttggggctccttttgcatgaattactgcttcagtgcaatgtggcatggaggcaatcaccccgtggcactgctgaggcgttatTGAAGCCAGGGTTGCTTTGATAgtagccttcagctcctctgtattgtttgtcagatgttacttctctttctcttcacaataccccatagattctctgtgaggttatGGGccggtgagttggctggccaaacAAGctcagtaatatcatggtcatcaaaccacatggaagtggttttggcactgtgggcaggttccttttctccttaccccagatgaaatgcttctgacgtttttttctggttcaggagtggcttggttctaggaatgtgacagctgtagcccttttcctgaagacgtctgggTGTGGTGACTCTTGACGCGCTGACTCCGGcatcagtccactccttgtgaagctctctcaagttcttgaatctgcttttcctgacaatcttcccaaggctgtggtcatccctgttggtTGTGCACCTTCctctaccacactttttccttccagtcaattttctattaatatatttcgatacagcactctgtgaacagccagccctttcagcaatgaccttctgtggcttgccctctttgtggagggtgtcGATGATCATCTTTTGGACAACGGTCAAGTCAGTAgactttcccataattgtggttgcatgttcttaACTAGCCCAAGTGGTACCCAATATTTATACtctaaattaatcaaactaatcaagctcaaaatggaatattaaatttttttgaaatactgaatttaaaattttcttcagctgtaagttgtaaccatcagaattaaaacaaaaaaacaaagacctTTTTCttgatataaattttttttagatgcacctgtatatattttaaaagcaaaataatgaATTGctactatttaaaatagaattagaaagagaacatttttaaattcagTAAAGCTGATTCAATAAAAGTGTAtaagtaatactaaaatataaaaaagtatttaatgcatacattttttaatcacagACCCAGATGTTaagtcttaaataaataaaaaaaatcataaaaataaacattattaaataattaaaactatgaaaaattaaacagttcacctaaaatacACTTTAAGAGAATATTTTTGTGATACTTCCAGTCATTTCCTTAGCAAGACAGAAATTTGtcagatttataaaaaattaaaataaaaaaaacagctgttaaaTCTTATCAAAATACTATTTGCCTTTGAATGTCCAAGGAGATTTTTAATTAGTGTTTTTGGACTCATCAGGGGACCATTCCTGGTGGCATTGGGTCGTTCCTGGCATCCAGAAGAGTTCAATTGCCATTATTGCCACACATCCCTGGCTGATGCCAGCTTTGTGGAGGAGCAGAATAATGTTTACTGTGAAAACTGCTATGGCGAATTCTTTGCACCTACCTGTGCTCGCTGCAACACCAAGATCATGGGAGTATGTTGAAAGCATATTAACATTGAGCACACATGCTGAAAACACACTTCACAGGTACTGACAGTTATTCCACTCCACATATTCTCAACAGGAAGTGATGCATGCACTGCGCCAGACCTGGCACACCACTTGCTTTGTGTGTGCAGCTTGTGGAAAGCCTTTTGGAAACAGCCTCTTTCATATGGAGGATGGTGAGCCGTATTGTGAGAAAGGTATGGAAGCCACCAGCTATGTCTTTGGTGTATGCAATTATACAGTCCAGACAACtgtaattttcattaaatatttctgTCACCAGATTATATTGCACTCTTCAGCACAAAGTGCCATGGCTGTGACTTCCCAGTTGAGGCAGGAGACAAATTTATTGAAGCTCTTGGCTACACATGGCATGATACCTGCTTTGTTTGTACGGTAGGTTCAAAATCATTTCGTCATAGCATAAcctctgtatggtttataaataattaatctctGAGGAATTATGCCTTTATTCATTTCTGTCCCAACATACAGGTGTGCCACGTGAACCTGGAAGGACAGCCTTTCTATTCCAAGAAAGACAAGCCCTTATGCAAGAAGCATGCACATGCCATCAATGTGTAAATGCGTCAACATTGCATCAAAAGCTGTCAGTGAAGGAACTAAATGCAATTGTTACATATGCATGTGTGGTTTTATGGCAAGACATCAGTGCCAATCCAAAtgacacaaaaaataatataaaagataTACAGTTTAGTTTATTAAACCGCATATTAGTAAGCAAGTGACTGAATGATACATAAACTAGGCTAATTGACATTTTAATCCAAATCCAATGTGCACGTTTAATTCAAGTTAattctttgtttttataataaccctaatacatttaaatacatgcacTTGTTTGTctgatataaattaatttaagagATATAACATTTTCACTTTTTGGATGGGATTGATGAATTTATGCAACATACAATTTTGTGATGTTAGTGAATAAAACCTTAATTTTAAAGATTAATATTATACATGAATGTTGAAGATTGCCTGCAGATGTAGTTGCTTTTGACATAGTGTGTCATGTCTTGAATCATTCATAAACCAGAAACAGCCTGAAAAACTCTATGCATGTTTTTATGCCTTAAACTGTAAagtcaatttaaatgtttttattccaTGACTATTGGTTTTCCTGAACAATAATGAGGCCTATAAATCCCTGACTTGTATATCAATCAcaaaatgctgttaaatagatTGAGACGGTATGTTGTTGTGCAGTCTTTTCAATACTGAATGAGTGTTTTATGTTTTACTAGCCT is from Carassius auratus strain Wakin chromosome 13, ASM336829v1, whole genome shotgun sequence and encodes:
- the LOC113112752 gene encoding LIM domain-binding protein 3-like isoform X1, producing the protein MSSYTISLAGPSPWGFRLQGGKDFNMPLTVSKITPGSKAASSNLIQGDIIVAIDGVSTEGMTHLEAQNKIKSANFNLALTMQRSKRPTPVPMTTPRIDSPMSVIPHQKPLQMNGALSTSAETNSCYSSKHTNQCYSTTMSSVRDTSVPAQSHLAAPRDKSSSGQKSQQYNSPIGLYSAETLQEMVMLQERVKSTGSGMPSGFNLQTSMGYSSQYKSSISSSYTQPPPMQQPPPPMQHSSIQIPLGPPPAKVVSSATIVPAAYPAAPAPPMVHKPAPPPPAPAPASSSNRPPWVTDENFAQKFDPDKPTTTTNIRVNPLPQAAPPPPAYIPNPVPVPAPAPAAPSPAFNPAPFPPVARGVAQRAERFAASNRTPLCGACNNIIRGPFLVALGRSWHPEEFNCHYCHTSLADASFVEEQNNVYCENCYGEFFAPTCARCNTKIMGEVMHALRQTWHTTCFVCAACGKPFGNSLFHMEDGEPYCEKDYIALFSTKCHGCDFPVEAGDKFIEALGYTWHDTCFVCTVCHVNLEGQPFYSKKDKPLCKKHAHAINV
- the LOC113112752 gene encoding LIM domain-binding protein 3-like isoform X2, with product MSSYTISLAGPSPWGFRLQGGKDFNMPLTVSKITPGSKAASSNLIQGDIIVAIDGVSTEGMTHLEAQNKIKSANFNLALTMQRSKRPTPVPMTTPRIDSPMSVIPHQKVITNTPANNEYLPSFNPIALKDTALSTNKPIELKGPGGKATIIHAQYNTPISMYSQDAIMDAIAGQSQARGSELSGNETDSSLSFNLQTSMGYSSQYKSSISSSYTQPPPMQQPPPPMQHSSIQIPLGPPPAKVVSSATIVPAAYPAAPAPPMVHKPAPPPPAPAPASSSNRPPWVTDENFAQKFDPDKPTTTTNIRVNPLPQAAPPPPAYIPNPVPVPAPAPAAPSPAFNPAPFPPVARGVAQRAERFAASNRTPLCGACNNIIRGPFLVALGRSWHPEEFNCHYCHTSLADASFVEEQNNVYCENCYGEFFAPTCARCNTKIMGEVMHALRQTWHTTCFVCAACGKPFGNSLFHMEDGEPYCEKDYIALFSTKCHGCDFPVEAGDKFIEALGYTWHDTCFVCTVCHVNLEGQPFYSKKDKPLCKKHAHAINV
- the LOC113112752 gene encoding LIM domain-binding protein 3-like isoform X3 → MSSYTISLAGPSPWGFRLQGGKDFNMPLTVSKITPGSKAASSNLIQGDIIVAIDGVSTEGMTHLEAQNKIKSANFNLALTMQRSKRPTPVPMTTPRIDSPMSVIPHQKVITNTPANNEYLPSFNPIALKDTALSTNKPIELKGPGGKATIIHAQYNTPISMYSQDAIMDAIAGQSQARGSELSGFNLQTSMGYSSQYKSSISSSYTQPPPMQQPPPPMQHSSIQIPLGPPPAKVVSSATIVPAAYPAAPAPPMVHKPAPPPPAPAPASSSNRPPWVTDENFAQKFDPDKPTTTTNIRVNPLPQAAPPPPAYIPNPVPVPAPAPAAPSPAFNPAPFPPVARGVAQRAERFAASNRTPLCGACNNIIRGPFLVALGRSWHPEEFNCHYCHTSLADASFVEEQNNVYCENCYGEFFAPTCARCNTKIMGEVMHALRQTWHTTCFVCAACGKPFGNSLFHMEDGEPYCEKDYIALFSTKCHGCDFPVEAGDKFIEALGYTWHDTCFVCTVCHVNLEGQPFYSKKDKPLCKKHAHAINV